The following proteins are encoded in a genomic region of Necator americanus strain Aroian chromosome II, whole genome shotgun sequence:
- a CDS encoding hypothetical protein (NECATOR_CHRII.G5270.T2), with protein sequence MSVTSISVDLLTNIRHLNVPESADSRRQNTTDLAWDLYMESTACKRLCERLFSRIVKSSSSCTPRNDRRCFFESCQGIIGSVAATDDYNECPSICDSMSNGMHYLYLPVPPTMKEVRNICWTFGFPKKARNHLRTTAVTYSNEEFSNCEELCEYLFSGIIENSRCTHPQSELCLLDTCLSIIRSEVSTYQEARYMTTMEIIRFCAKGVSPKKTTKPPRTTAVTYPYEAFSNCKKLCVYVFPRTLKPYKYFCPDGGKKYNTCVLSSCKEVVKRTLMDGGQDAKNACPNLCSSMAIAMSNRNMDRKQFGQEQLRKFCLKIVPPLRTTKPPRTTAVTYPYEEFSNCRKLCVYVFPRTLKPYKYFCPDGGKKYNTCVLSSCKEVVKRTLMDDGQDAKNACPNLCSSMAIAMSNRNMDRKQFGKEQLRKFCLKIVPPLRTTKPPRTTAVTYPYEEFSNCKKLCLYVFPRTLKPYKYFCQHGGKKYNTCVLSSCKEVVKRTLTDDGQDAKHACPNLCSHMAIAMSNRNMDRKQFGKEQIRKFCLKIVPPVMTTKPPRTTAVTYPYEEFSNCKKLCLYVFPRTLKPYKYFCQDGGKKYNTCVLSSCKEVVKRTLMNGGQDAKHACPNLCSHMALAMRNRNMDRKQFGKEQIHKFCLKIVPPVRTTKPPRTTAVTGTDIPTTTAEMSFSTTEMHATTTEIPTTTTETPSTTTEISSSTTEMHSTTTEIPTTTTETPSTTAEISSSTTEMHSTTTEIPTTTTETPSTTAEISSSTTEMHSTTTEIPTTTTETPSTTAEISSSTTEMHSTTTEIPTTTTETPSTTAEISSSTTEMHSTTTEIPTTTTETPSTTAKISSSTTEMHSTTTEIPTTTTETPSTTAEISSSTTEMHATTTEVPITTTEMSSFTTEMPL encoded by the exons ATGAG TGTTACCAGCATCTCTGTAGACTTGTTAACAAACATCCGACATCTGAATGTCCCGGAATCTGCCGATTCACGGCGACAGAATACAACAGATTTAGCGTG GGACCTATATATGGAATCCACCGCTTGCAAAAGACTATGCGAAAGATTATTCAGCAGAATTGTCAAAAGTTCCTCTTCTTGTACTCCACGCAATGACCGTAGA tgtttttttgaaagttgtcAAGGCATAATTGGTAGCGTCGCTGCAACAGATGATTATAATGAATGTCCTTCTATATGTGATTCTATGTCAAATGGAATGCATTATCTTTATCTGCCTGTGCCGCCGACTATGAAGGAAGTTAGAAATATTTGCTGGACGTTTGGTTTCCCAAAGAAGGCTAGAAACCATCTAAGAACAACAGCAGTGACCTAttcaaatgaagaattttccaATTGCGAAGAGCTATGTGAATACCTATTCAGTGGAATTATTGAGAATTCTCGTTGCACTCATCCGCAAAGCGAACTA TGTCTTCTTGATACTTGTCTATCTATAATTAGATCTGAAGTGAGCACCTATCAAGAAG CCAGATATATGACTACAATGGAAATTATTAGATTTTGTGCGAAAGGAGTATCACCAAAGAAGACTACAAAGCCTCCAAGAACAACTGCGGTAACCTACCCATACGAAGCATTTTCCAACTGCAAAAAGCTATGTGTGTACGTATTTCCTAGAACTCTTAAACCTTATAAATACTTTTGCCCtgatggaggaaaaaaatacaacact TGTGTTCTCAGCTCTTGTAAGGAAGTTGTTAAGCGAACGCTGATGGACGGCGGCCAAGATGCCAAAAATGCTTGCCCAAACCTGTGCTCTTCCATGGCGATTGCAATGAGTAACCGCAACATGGATAGAAAACAGTTTGGTCAAGAACAGCTTcgcaaattttgtttgaaaattgtaCCACCACTGAGGACTACAAAGCCTCCAAGAACAACAGCAGTAACCTACCCATACGAAGAATTTTCTAACTGCAGAAAGCTATGTGTGTACGTATTTCCTAGAACTCTTAAACCTTATAAATACTTTTGCCCtgatggaggaaaaaaatacaacact TGTGTTCTCAGCTCTTGTAAGGAAGTTGTTAAGCGAACACTGATGGACGATGGTCAAGATGCCAAAAATGCTTGCCCAAACCTGTGCTCTTCCATGGCGATTGCAATGAGTAACCGCAACATGGATAGAAAACAGTTTGGTAAAGAACAGCTTcgcaaattttgtttgaaaattgtaCCACCACTGAGGACTACAAAGCCTCCAAGAACAACAGCAGTAACCTACCCATACGAAGAATTTTCCAACTGCAAAAAGCTATGTTTATACGTATTTCCTAGAACTCTTAAACCTTATAAGTACTTTTGTCAgcatggaggaaaaaaatataacacT TGTGTTCTCAGTTCTTGTAAGGAGGTTGTTAAGCGAACATTGACGGACGATGGTCAAGATGCCAAACATGCTTGCCCAAACCTGTGCTCGCATATGGCGATTGCAATGAGTAACCGCAACATGGATAGAAAACAGTTTGGTAAAGAACAGATTcgcaaattttgtttgaaaattgtaCCACCAGTGATGACTACGAAGCCTCCAAGAACAACAGCAGTAACCTACCCATACGAAGAATTTTCCAACTGCAAAAAGCTATGTTTATACGTATTTCCTAGAACTCTTAAACCTTATAAGTACTTTTGTCAggatggaggaaaaaaatataacacT TGTGTTCTCAGTTCTTGTAAGGAAGTTGTTAAGCGAACACTGATGAACGGCGGCCAAGATGCCAAACATGCTTGCCCAAACCTGTGCTCGCATATGGCACTTGCAATGCGTAACCGCAACATGGATAGAAAACAGTTTGGTAAAGAACAGATTcacaaattttgtttgaaaattgtaCCACCAGTGAGGACTACAAAGCCTCCAAGAACAACAGCGGTGACAGGGACAGATATCCCCACCACAACCGCTGAGATGTCATTCTCCACCACTGAGATGCACGCCACAACAACTGAGATTCCTACCACAACCACTGAAACGCCATCCACAACCACTGAGATATCATCTTCCACCACCGAGATGCACTCTACAACCACTGAGATTCCCACAACAACCACTGAAACGCCATCCACAACCGCTGAGATATCATCTTCCACCACCGAGATGCACTCTACAACCACTGAGATTCCCACAACAACCACTGAAACGCCATCCACAACCGCTGAGATATCATCTTCCACCACCGAGATGCACTCTACAACCACTGAGATTCCCACCACAACCACTGAAACGCCATCCACAACCGCTGAGATATCATCTTCCACCACCGAGATGCACTCTACAACCACTGAGATTCCCACCACAACTACTGAAACGCCATCCACAACCGCTGAGATATCATCTTCCACCACCGAGATGCACTCTACAACCACTGAGATTCCCACCACAACCACTGAAACGCCATCCACAACCGCTAAGATATCATCTTCCACCACCGAGATGCACTCTACAACCACTGAGATTCCCACCACAACCACTGAAACGCCATCCACAACCGCTGAGATTTCATCTTCTACCACCGAGATGCACGCCACAACCACTGAGGTTCCCATCACAACCACTGAGATGTCATCCTTCACCACTGAGATGCCCTTATAA
- a CDS encoding hypothetical protein (NECATOR_CHRII.G5272.T1), whose translation MRGLPGGGRKGPKKLVRHRQQHPVRLATLNVGTLTGRSRELADSLRKRRVDICCVQETRCKGSKSRELGDGYKLIYHGTSNRNGVGIILNESFRNSVTAVDRLSDRLMAVKVDTGETELRVVSAYAPQAAVVKKRRRAFGKIWSSTSNPWKAKKYFLSEEASTEMSVLGKTGSRVVLVDTVLATTTGCESWSMLLQVT comes from the coding sequence atgcgagggctaccgggTGGAGGACGGAAagggccaaagaagttagtccgccatcgccagcaacatccagtgcgcttggcaacacttaacgttgggacgcttactggaagaagtcgtgaactggcagacagtctcagaaaacgccgtgttgacatatgttgtgtacaggagactcgctgtaaaggctccaagtcaagggaattaggcgatggctacaagctcatctaccatggcacatcaaatcgcaatggcgttggtatcatattgaacgagtcgtttagaaatagcgtcacagcggtggatcgactatcggatcgcttgatggctgtaaaagtagatacaggagaaacggaattgcgagtcgtctctgcttatgcgccgcaggcggctgtagtgaagaagagaaggcgtgcttttgggaagatctggagcagtacgtccaatccctggaaggcgaagaagtacttcttATCGGAAGAGGCTTCAACGGAAatgtcggttctcggaaagacgggTTCGAGAGTTGTCCTGGTGGATACGGTTCTGgcaacgacgacgggttgtgaatcctggagtatgctgttgcaagtgacttga
- a CDS encoding hypothetical protein (NECATOR_CHRII.G5271.T1) produces the protein MEIDLKEELNRRMTAAWAAFAPVREATDQLTEQDLRSHLFDSTVLLKFNRRIQHLAGLRSSDLGEMSRLRDPAEFISKAKHNEVGHITRRIDDNWTKRTLEWISRDENALKGDRDGATCSLHGCTS, from the coding sequence ATGGAAatcgacttgaaggaagaactgaatagaagaatgacagcagcatgggcagcattcgcacccgtcagggaagctacggaccaactgacggagcAGGATCTCCGCTcccatctgtttgactcgacagttctcctgaagtttaaccggcgcatacaacacctagccggtcttcgcagctccgacttaggAGAAATGTCTCGTCTTCGCGATCCTGCGGAAtttatatcgaaagcaaagcataatGAGGTCGGTCACATTacgagaagaatcgacgataattggactaaaagaacgctggAGTGGATCTCAAGAGATGAAAACGCCCTCAAAGGAGACCGAGATGGGGCGACGTGCTCGCTACACGGATGTACCAGCTGA
- a CDS encoding hypothetical protein (NECATOR_CHRII.G5270.T1), translating into MKSFITAAIIFNPMFYVGLSVAHTRASYCKILCLDAILQTRVFTLPVLRLKCRVEESNECYQHLCRLVNKHPTSECPGICRFTATEYNRFSVVGPEEGSRMSSEICLNPAWITTATPTSTTTEATMRLRAARSIPNFRDLYMESTACKRLCERLFSRIVKSSSSCTPRNDRRCFFESCQGIIGSVAATDDYNECPSICDSMSNGMHYLYLPVPPTMKEVRNICWTFGFPKKARNHLRTTAVTYSNEEFSNCEELCEYLFSGIIENSRCTHPQSELCLLDTCLSIIRSEVSTYQEGIGKECSEICTFISDEMPDIDIARYMTTMEIIRFCAKGVSPKKTTKPPRTTAVTYPYEAFSNCKKLCVYVFPRTLKPYKYFCPDGGKKYNTCVLSSCKEVVKRTLMDGGQDAKNACPNLCSSMAIAMSNRNMDRKQFGQEQLRKFCLKIVPPLRTTKPPRTTAVTYPYEEFSNCRKLCVYVFPRTLKPYKYFCPDGGKKYNTCVLSSCKEVVKRTLMDDGQDAKNACPNLCSSMAIAMSNRNMDRKQFGKEQLRKFCLKIVPPLRTTKPPRTTAVTYPYEEFSNCKKLCLYVFPRTLKPYKYFCQHGGKKYNTCVLSSCKEVVKRTLTDDGQDAKHACPNLCSHMAIAMSNRNMDRKQFGKEQIRKFCLKIVPPVMTTKPPRTTAVTYPYEEFSNCKKLCLYVFPRTLKPYKYFCQDGGKKYNTCVLSSCKEVVKRTLMNGGQDAKHACPNLCSHMALAMRNRNMDRKQFGKEQIHKFCLKIVPPVRTTKPPRTTAVTGTDIPTTTAEMSFSTTEMHATTTEIPTTTTETPSTTTEISSSTTEMHSTTTEIPTTTTETPSTTAEISSSTTEMHSTTTEIPTTTTETPSTTAEISSSTTEMHSTTTEIPTTTTETPSTTAEISSSTTEMHSTTTEIPTTTTETPSTTAEISSSTTEMHSTTTEIPTTTTETPSTTAKISSSTTEMHSTTTEIPTTTTETPSTTAEISSSTTEMHATTTEVPITTTEMSSFTTEMPL; encoded by the exons atgaaatctttcataaCGGCTGCGATAATTTTTAACCCCATGTTCTATGTGGGGTTGTCTGTGGCTCACACAAGAGCTTCTTACTGCAAAATACTATGCTTGGACGCAATACTTCAAACTCGAGTGTTCACTCTACCTGTTTTAAGACTAAAATGTAGAGTAGAGGAATCTAATGAG TGTTACCAGCATCTCTGTAGACTTGTTAACAAACATCCGACATCTGAATGTCCCGGAATCTGCCGATTCACGGCGACAGAATACAACAGATTTAGCGTGGTGGGCCCCGAAGAAGGAAGCAGAATGTCTtctgaaatttgtttgaacCCTGCTTGGATTACCACTGCGACTCCaacttcaacaacaacagaagcAACAATGCGGTTGCGCGCGGCCCGCTCAATCCCGAATTTCAGGGACCTATATATGGAATCCACCGCTTGCAAAAGACTATGCGAAAGATTATTCAGCAGAATTGTCAAAAGTTCCTCTTCTTGTACTCCACGCAATGACCGTAGA tgtttttttgaaagttgtcAAGGCATAATTGGTAGCGTCGCTGCAACAGATGATTATAATGAATGTCCTTCTATATGTGATTCTATGTCAAATGGAATGCATTATCTTTATCTGCCTGTGCCGCCGACTATGAAGGAAGTTAGAAATATTTGCTGGACGTTTGGTTTCCCAAAGAAGGCTAGAAACCATCTAAGAACAACAGCAGTGACCTAttcaaatgaagaattttccaATTGCGAAGAGCTATGTGAATACCTATTCAGTGGAATTATTGAGAATTCTCGTTGCACTCATCCGCAAAGCGAACTA TGTCTTCTTGATACTTGTCTATCTATAATTAGATCTGAAGTGAGCACCTATCAAGAAGGTATTGGCAAGGAATGTTCCGAAATATGTACATTCATATCAGATGAAATGCCTGACATTGATATAGCCAGATATATGACTACAATGGAAATTATTAGATTTTGTGCGAAAGGAGTATCACCAAAGAAGACTACAAAGCCTCCAAGAACAACTGCGGTAACCTACCCATACGAAGCATTTTCCAACTGCAAAAAGCTATGTGTGTACGTATTTCCTAGAACTCTTAAACCTTATAAATACTTTTGCCCtgatggaggaaaaaaatacaacact TGTGTTCTCAGCTCTTGTAAGGAAGTTGTTAAGCGAACGCTGATGGACGGCGGCCAAGATGCCAAAAATGCTTGCCCAAACCTGTGCTCTTCCATGGCGATTGCAATGAGTAACCGCAACATGGATAGAAAACAGTTTGGTCAAGAACAGCTTcgcaaattttgtttgaaaattgtaCCACCACTGAGGACTACAAAGCCTCCAAGAACAACAGCAGTAACCTACCCATACGAAGAATTTTCTAACTGCAGAAAGCTATGTGTGTACGTATTTCCTAGAACTCTTAAACCTTATAAATACTTTTGCCCtgatggaggaaaaaaatacaacact TGTGTTCTCAGCTCTTGTAAGGAAGTTGTTAAGCGAACACTGATGGACGATGGTCAAGATGCCAAAAATGCTTGCCCAAACCTGTGCTCTTCCATGGCGATTGCAATGAGTAACCGCAACATGGATAGAAAACAGTTTGGTAAAGAACAGCTTcgcaaattttgtttgaaaattgtaCCACCACTGAGGACTACAAAGCCTCCAAGAACAACAGCAGTAACCTACCCATACGAAGAATTTTCCAACTGCAAAAAGCTATGTTTATACGTATTTCCTAGAACTCTTAAACCTTATAAGTACTTTTGTCAgcatggaggaaaaaaatataacacT TGTGTTCTCAGTTCTTGTAAGGAGGTTGTTAAGCGAACATTGACGGACGATGGTCAAGATGCCAAACATGCTTGCCCAAACCTGTGCTCGCATATGGCGATTGCAATGAGTAACCGCAACATGGATAGAAAACAGTTTGGTAAAGAACAGATTcgcaaattttgtttgaaaattgtaCCACCAGTGATGACTACGAAGCCTCCAAGAACAACAGCAGTAACCTACCCATACGAAGAATTTTCCAACTGCAAAAAGCTATGTTTATACGTATTTCCTAGAACTCTTAAACCTTATAAGTACTTTTGTCAggatggaggaaaaaaatataacacT TGTGTTCTCAGTTCTTGTAAGGAAGTTGTTAAGCGAACACTGATGAACGGCGGCCAAGATGCCAAACATGCTTGCCCAAACCTGTGCTCGCATATGGCACTTGCAATGCGTAACCGCAACATGGATAGAAAACAGTTTGGTAAAGAACAGATTcacaaattttgtttgaaaattgtaCCACCAGTGAGGACTACAAAGCCTCCAAGAACAACAGCGGTGACAGGGACAGATATCCCCACCACAACCGCTGAGATGTCATTCTCCACCACTGAGATGCACGCCACAACAACTGAGATTCCTACCACAACCACTGAAACGCCATCCACAACCACTGAGATATCATCTTCCACCACCGAGATGCACTCTACAACCACTGAGATTCCCACAACAACCACTGAAACGCCATCCACAACCGCTGAGATATCATCTTCCACCACCGAGATGCACTCTACAACCACTGAGATTCCCACAACAACCACTGAAACGCCATCCACAACCGCTGAGATATCATCTTCCACCACCGAGATGCACTCTACAACCACTGAGATTCCCACCACAACCACTGAAACGCCATCCACAACCGCTGAGATATCATCTTCCACCACCGAGATGCACTCTACAACCACTGAGATTCCCACCACAACTACTGAAACGCCATCCACAACCGCTGAGATATCATCTTCCACCACCGAGATGCACTCTACAACCACTGAGATTCCCACCACAACCACTGAAACGCCATCCACAACCGCTAAGATATCATCTTCCACCACCGAGATGCACTCTACAACCACTGAGATTCCCACCACAACCACTGAAACGCCATCCACAACCGCTGAGATTTCATCTTCTACCACCGAGATGCACGCCACAACCACTGAGGTTCCCATCACAACCACTGAGATGTCATCCTTCACCACTGAGATGCCCTTATAA
- a CDS encoding hypothetical protein (NECATOR_CHRII.G5270.T3) — translation MSVTSISVDLLTNIRHLNVPESADSRRQNTTDLAWDLYMESTACKRLCERLFSRIVKSSSSCTPRNDRRCFFESCQGIIGSVAATDDYNECPSICDSMSNGMHYLYLPVPPTMKEVRNICWTFGFPKKARNHLRTTAVTYSNEEFSNCEELCEYLFSGIIENSRCTHPQSELCLLDTCLSIIRSEVSTYQEARYMTTMEIIRFCAKGVSPKKTTKPPRTTAVTYPYEAFSNCKKLCVYVFPRTLKPYKYFCPDGGKKYNTCVLSSCKEVVKRTLMDDGQDAKNACPNLCSSMAIAMSNRNMDRKQFGKEQLRKFCLKIVPPLRTTKPPRTTAVTYPYEEFSNCKKLCLYVFPRTLKPYKYFCQHGGKKYNTCVLSSCKEVVKRTLTDDGQDAKHACPNLCSHMAIAMSNRNMDRKQFGKEQIRKFCLKIVPPVMTTKPPRTTAVTYPYEEFSNCKKLCLYVFPRTLKPYKYFCQDGGKKYNTCVLSSCKEVVKRTLMNGGQDAKHACPNLCSHMALAMRNRNMDRKQFGKEQIHKFCLKIVPPVRTTKPPRTTAVTGTDIPTTTAEMSFSTTEMHATTTEIPTTTTETPSTTTEISSSTTEMHSTTTEIPTTTTETPSTTAEISSSTTEMHSTTTEIPTTTTETPSTTAEISSSTTEMHSTTTEIPTTTTETPSTTAEISSSTTEMHSTTTEIPTTTTETPSTTAEISSSTTEMHSTTTEIPTTTTETPSTTAKISSSTTEMHSTTTEIPTTTTETPSTTAEISSSTTEMHATTTEVPITTTEMSSFTTEMPL, via the exons ATGAG TGTTACCAGCATCTCTGTAGACTTGTTAACAAACATCCGACATCTGAATGTCCCGGAATCTGCCGATTCACGGCGACAGAATACAACAGATTTAGCGTG GGACCTATATATGGAATCCACCGCTTGCAAAAGACTATGCGAAAGATTATTCAGCAGAATTGTCAAAAGTTCCTCTTCTTGTACTCCACGCAATGACCGTAGA tgtttttttgaaagttgtcAAGGCATAATTGGTAGCGTCGCTGCAACAGATGATTATAATGAATGTCCTTCTATATGTGATTCTATGTCAAATGGAATGCATTATCTTTATCTGCCTGTGCCGCCGACTATGAAGGAAGTTAGAAATATTTGCTGGACGTTTGGTTTCCCAAAGAAGGCTAGAAACCATCTAAGAACAACAGCAGTGACCTAttcaaatgaagaattttccaATTGCGAAGAGCTATGTGAATACCTATTCAGTGGAATTATTGAGAATTCTCGTTGCACTCATCCGCAAAGCGAACTA TGTCTTCTTGATACTTGTCTATCTATAATTAGATCTGAAGTGAGCACCTATCAAGAAG CCAGATATATGACTACAATGGAAATTATTAGATTTTGTGCGAAAGGAGTATCACCAAAGAAGACTACAAAGCCTCCAAGAACAACTGCGGTAACCTACCCATACGAAGCATTTTCCAACTGCAAAAAGCTATGTGTGTACGTATTTCCTAGAACTCTTAAACCTTATAAATACTTTTGCCCtgatggaggaaaaaaatacaacact TGTGTTCTCAGCTCTTGTAAGGAAGTTGTTAAGCGAACACTGATGGACGATGGTCAAGATGCCAAAAATGCTTGCCCAAACCTGTGCTCTTCCATGGCGATTGCAATGAGTAACCGCAACATGGATAGAAAACAGTTTGGTAAAGAACAGCTTcgcaaattttgtttgaaaattgtaCCACCACTGAGGACTACAAAGCCTCCAAGAACAACAGCAGTAACCTACCCATACGAAGAATTTTCCAACTGCAAAAAGCTATGTTTATACGTATTTCCTAGAACTCTTAAACCTTATAAGTACTTTTGTCAgcatggaggaaaaaaatataacacT TGTGTTCTCAGTTCTTGTAAGGAGGTTGTTAAGCGAACATTGACGGACGATGGTCAAGATGCCAAACATGCTTGCCCAAACCTGTGCTCGCATATGGCGATTGCAATGAGTAACCGCAACATGGATAGAAAACAGTTTGGTAAAGAACAGATTcgcaaattttgtttgaaaattgtaCCACCAGTGATGACTACGAAGCCTCCAAGAACAACAGCAGTAACCTACCCATACGAAGAATTTTCCAACTGCAAAAAGCTATGTTTATACGTATTTCCTAGAACTCTTAAACCTTATAAGTACTTTTGTCAggatggaggaaaaaaatataacacT TGTGTTCTCAGTTCTTGTAAGGAAGTTGTTAAGCGAACACTGATGAACGGCGGCCAAGATGCCAAACATGCTTGCCCAAACCTGTGCTCGCATATGGCACTTGCAATGCGTAACCGCAACATGGATAGAAAACAGTTTGGTAAAGAACAGATTcacaaattttgtttgaaaattgtaCCACCAGTGAGGACTACAAAGCCTCCAAGAACAACAGCGGTGACAGGGACAGATATCCCCACCACAACCGCTGAGATGTCATTCTCCACCACTGAGATGCACGCCACAACAACTGAGATTCCTACCACAACCACTGAAACGCCATCCACAACCACTGAGATATCATCTTCCACCACCGAGATGCACTCTACAACCACTGAGATTCCCACAACAACCACTGAAACGCCATCCACAACCGCTGAGATATCATCTTCCACCACCGAGATGCACTCTACAACCACTGAGATTCCCACAACAACCACTGAAACGCCATCCACAACCGCTGAGATATCATCTTCCACCACCGAGATGCACTCTACAACCACTGAGATTCCCACCACAACCACTGAAACGCCATCCACAACCGCTGAGATATCATCTTCCACCACCGAGATGCACTCTACAACCACTGAGATTCCCACCACAACTACTGAAACGCCATCCACAACCGCTGAGATATCATCTTCCACCACCGAGATGCACTCTACAACCACTGAGATTCCCACCACAACCACTGAAACGCCATCCACAACCGCTAAGATATCATCTTCCACCACCGAGATGCACTCTACAACCACTGAGATTCCCACCACAACCACTGAAACGCCATCCACAACCGCTGAGATTTCATCTTCTACCACCGAGATGCACGCCACAACCACTGAGGTTCCCATCACAACCACTGAGATGTCATCCTTCACCACTGAGATGCCCTTATAA